TTCGCATGTTTTATCTTGCGACCCCCGCGACAATCTTTGGATCAATTTGCGAAGAACTTCGCGCACACGAGCTGATCACGCCAACGTCACGCGTAGTTCTAGAAAAGCCACTGGGCTACGATATGACTTCATTTCGCAGCATCAACAATGCGGTTCTAAAATGCGTAGACGAAAGTCAAGTCTATCGCATCGACCACTATCTTGGCAAAGAAACCGTACAGAACTTAATGGTTCTACGCTTTTCTAATAATATATTTGAGCGTTTATGGAGCAGCGATTCTGTTGACCATGTGCAAATAACTGTTGCAGAAAGCATTGGAGTAGGCTCACGCGGTGGGTACTATGATAAATCCGGCGCAATGCGCGATATGGTGCAAAATCACCTGTTGCAGCTTTTATGCCTTGTTGCAATGGAAGCGCCGCATGAAATTAATCCCGATAGTGTGCGAGACGAAAAACTTAAAGTATTGCGCTCTTTACGTCCCATTCCTCAACAGGAAATTGGCAGCAATACTGTACGTGGACAATATCGTACCGGTACCGTGGATGGCAAACCCGCCCAAACTTATTTGGAAGATATTGAAAAAGGCGCAAGCGACACCGAAACATTCGTTGCCATCAAAGCCCATGTAGATAACTGGCGTTGGTCTGGTGTACCGTTTTATCTACGTACCGGCAAACGCATGGCACAGCGCTATTCGGAAATTGTGATTCAATTCCGTCCCGTCCCGCATAACATTTTCCCAGGGCTTACGAGCGAACCGGTGGCAAATAAACTCATTATTCGACTGCAGCCTAATGAAATCGTGAAACTACAAATGACCACAAAAGTCCCCGGCCCCGGCGGTTATCGTTTGAAGCCAGTATTTTTGAACCTAAGTTTTGCCGATGCTTTTAACG
This genomic window from Alphaproteobacteria bacterium contains:
- the zwf gene encoding glucose-6-phosphate dehydrogenase translates to MAATMLDPADIVIFGGTGDLSLRKIMPALYYRHKEEQLNPAGRIIAIGRGAMTHEELVALILEHCKNYISKDDWDDAIWKDFAKHLHYAQVDAQDSTSYKSLAKILDDSPREIRMFYLATPATIFGSICEELRAHELITPTSRVVLEKPLGYDMTSFRSINNAVLKCVDESQVYRIDHYLGKETVQNLMVLRFSNNIFERLWSSDSVDHVQITVAESIGVGSRGGYYDKSGAMRDMVQNHLLQLLCLVAMEAPHEINPDSVRDEKLKVLRSLRPIPQQEIGSNTVRGQYRTGTVDGKPAQTYLEDIEKGASDTETFVAIKAHVDNWRWSGVPFYLRTGKRMAQRYSEIVIQFRPVPHNIFPGLTSEPVANKLIIRLQPNEIVKLQMTTKVPGPGGYRLKPVFLNLSFADAFNERYPDAYERLLMDVVRGNPTLFMRTDEVEAAWNWTENILHGWEHARQSPQPYTAGSWGPSDSFVLMAQDGNKWHEDF